A single window of Candidatus Acidulodesulfobacterium ferriphilum DNA harbors:
- a CDS encoding L-lactate dehydrogenase has product MKVSIIGAGRLGATLAYTLTLKDIVREVTLIDINHNLSRGEMLDISHGISLTGYTRVKTADYDSVKDADIIVITAGIPRKPGESRLDLNKKNVHILKDIVANITKYNKTAILFVVSNPVDIMTYVTYKVSGFERKRVFGMGTMLDTTRLRSAIGSYFDLNPKDVDIMFLGEHGDSMTPVFSLASINSVPLSAIPGYNKEKLEEIAEHSRTCAAEVIALKGGTIFAPAVVMAEIIESMVKDRRQIMPLSVYLEDYYGIDGIYTGIPAILSKDGIEKVIKPPLNEKEIEGLKKSASVIQNAIKDLRDGGFID; this is encoded by the coding sequence ATGAAAGTTAGCATAATTGGAGCAGGCAGGTTGGGAGCAACTCTGGCTTACACTCTAACTCTTAAAGATATTGTGAGAGAGGTTACCTTAATCGATATTAACCACAATTTATCGAGAGGCGAAATGCTTGACATTTCCCATGGAATATCGCTTACAGGATACACAAGGGTTAAAACTGCGGATTACGATTCGGTCAAGGATGCCGATATCATCGTTATAACAGCGGGGATTCCCAGAAAACCCGGCGAATCGAGGCTTGATTTAAATAAAAAAAATGTTCATATATTGAAAGATATTGTCGCCAACATAACCAAATACAATAAAACCGCTATTCTATTCGTTGTTTCTAATCCCGTTGATATAATGACCTATGTTACTTATAAAGTTTCCGGTTTCGAAAGAAAAAGGGTATTTGGCATGGGGACAATGCTTGATACGACAAGGCTTCGTTCCGCCATAGGCTCATATTTCGATTTAAATCCCAAAGATGTCGATATAATGTTTCTGGGGGAACACGGAGATAGTATGACGCCGGTATTTTCTCTTGCAAGCATTAACAGCGTACCTTTGAGCGCAATTCCAGGTTATAATAAAGAAAAGCTTGAAGAGATAGCCGAACATTCAAGAACCTGCGCCGCCGAAGTCATCGCCCTTAAAGGCGGAACAATATTTGCCCCTGCCGTCGTAATGGCCGAAATTATCGAATCTATGGTAAAAGACAGAAGGCAGATAATGCCGCTTTCCGTTTATCTTGAAGATTACTACGGGATTGACGGAATATATACCGGCATTCCAGCTATTCTTTCGAAAGACGGTATAGAAAAAGTAATAAAGCCGCCGTTAAATGAAAAAGAAATAGAGGGGTTAAAGAAATCCGCATCCGTAATTCAAAATGCGATAAAAGACCTACGAGACGGCGGATTTATAGACTAA
- the namA gene encoding NADPH dehydrogenase NamA, with amino-acid sequence MKMLFEPIVIGGIKMKNRIMMAPMCMYSAEEGVVGDFHMAHLGARAVGGVGLIIVEATGVSPEGRISPYDAGIWNEKQVEAFKPVINFCKLCGSVMGIQLAHAGRKASTNAPWLGERPLKQEEGAWQVLAPSAIPFDTGYPVPKEMNEDDIKKVVKDFANGAKNADKAGFDVIEIHAAHGYLINEFLSPVSNKRKDKYGGSLENRARLLLEIIEAIKSGNWPKNKPIFVRISAVDWVKGGFDIESAVILAKMLKESGISLIDCSSGGISPTAKMNIYFGYQLGFAKEIREKAGIAVSGVGLITKPEFADFIISSETADMVEMGRELLRDPYWPLHAAYKLGVNIEWPKQYLRAKL; translated from the coding sequence ATGAAAATGCTTTTTGAGCCTATCGTAATAGGCGGGATTAAGATGAAAAATCGAATAATGATGGCGCCGATGTGCATGTATTCCGCAGAAGAAGGGGTTGTCGGAGATTTTCATATGGCTCATCTTGGCGCCCGCGCCGTGGGCGGCGTCGGACTTATTATCGTAGAAGCAACCGGCGTAAGTCCCGAAGGCAGAATTAGCCCGTATGACGCAGGTATATGGAATGAAAAACAGGTCGAGGCTTTTAAGCCTGTAATAAATTTTTGCAAGTTATGCGGGTCGGTAATGGGGATTCAGCTGGCGCATGCGGGGAGAAAGGCTTCGACAAACGCCCCTTGGCTGGGAGAAAGGCCGTTAAAACAGGAAGAAGGGGCGTGGCAGGTTCTTGCGCCAAGCGCAATTCCGTTTGATACAGGTTATCCCGTTCCAAAAGAAATGAATGAGGATGATATTAAAAAGGTCGTAAAAGATTTTGCAAACGGCGCAAAAAATGCCGATAAGGCGGGGTTTGATGTCATAGAAATACATGCGGCGCACGGGTATCTAATAAACGAGTTTTTATCCCCCGTTTCAAATAAAAGAAAGGATAAATACGGCGGAAGCCTTGAAAACAGGGCAAGGCTGCTATTGGAGATAATAGAAGCTATAAAAAGCGGAAACTGGCCAAAAAACAAACCTATTTTTGTGAGGATTTCTGCGGTCGATTGGGTAAAAGGCGGTTTTGACATAGAATCAGCGGTAATATTAGCTAAAATGTTAAAAGAGAGCGGAATATCCCTTATAGACTGTTCTTCGGGCGGAATTTCGCCAACCGCAAAAATGAATATATATTTTGGCTATCAACTTGGTTTTGCAAAAGAGATTAGGGAAAAGGCGGGGATTGCGGTTTCGGGTGTGGGGCTTATTACAAAGCCGGAATTTGCCGATTTTATAATAAGTTCGGAAACTGCCGATATGGTCGAGATGGGCAGGGAGTTGTTAAGAGACCCTTACTGGCCTTTACACGCCGCTTATAAGCTCGGCGTTAATATAGAATGGCCCAAGCAGTATTTGAGGGCAAAATTATAG